A window of Streptomyces sp. SAI-127 contains these coding sequences:
- a CDS encoding ABC transporter permease: MSTTAADPTGTGPSLGEPTEAPPAAPPTRPPLGRRALTGLSFTNIGAVYVWIVIIVVFSFWAPDTFPTWQTFQQVLNSNAVTGLVALSVVPPLAARVFDLSIAYTMSLTGVITAKVIISTDIGAGGAIALAMGTALVIGVINGIVVVTLRVDSFIATLATGSLIQAFITMFTDGTSITGVKLLREPFASIGQKSAGGFTIPVLYLLVVAIALWFVLEHTATGRRLYATGFNSDAARLQGVPTDRLRFLTLVASSAIAGCAGVVFASQIGSGSPEAGTPYLLSSYAAAFVGATQLRAGRFNSWGTVIAILLLGTGTVGLGLATSAQWAPSLFTGLVLIIALVVTGGRLGLRTRLTRRRAPRKEAA; this comes from the coding sequence ATGAGCACCACCGCCGCCGACCCCACCGGCACCGGCCCGTCCCTCGGCGAGCCGACCGAGGCGCCACCCGCCGCGCCGCCGACTCGCCCCCCGCTGGGACGCCGTGCCCTTACGGGACTGTCCTTCACGAACATCGGCGCGGTCTACGTGTGGATCGTGATCATCGTCGTGTTCTCATTCTGGGCGCCCGACACGTTTCCCACCTGGCAGACCTTCCAGCAGGTGCTCAACAGCAACGCGGTGACCGGCCTGGTCGCGTTGAGCGTGGTGCCGCCGCTGGCCGCGCGCGTCTTCGACCTGTCCATCGCCTACACGATGTCGCTGACCGGAGTCATCACCGCCAAGGTGATCATTTCCACTGACATCGGCGCCGGGGGCGCGATCGCCCTCGCCATGGGCACCGCCCTGGTGATCGGTGTGATCAACGGAATCGTCGTGGTGACACTGCGGGTCGACTCGTTCATCGCGACACTGGCGACCGGGTCGCTCATCCAGGCGTTCATCACGATGTTCACCGACGGCACGTCGATCACCGGCGTCAAACTCCTGCGTGAACCCTTCGCGAGCATCGGGCAGAAGAGCGCGGGCGGCTTCACCATCCCCGTCCTCTACCTCCTGGTGGTGGCGATCGCGCTGTGGTTCGTCCTGGAGCACACCGCGACCGGGCGCCGCCTGTACGCGACAGGCTTCAACTCGGACGCGGCACGTCTGCAGGGCGTGCCCACCGACCGCCTTCGCTTCCTCACCCTCGTCGCCTCCTCTGCCATCGCCGGATGCGCGGGCGTCGTCTTCGCCTCGCAGATCGGCTCGGGCTCGCCAGAAGCCGGCACGCCCTATCTGCTGTCCTCGTACGCCGCCGCCTTCGTCGGCGCCACCCAGCTGCGCGCCGGCCGCTTCAACTCCTGGGGCACGGTCATAGCAATCCTCCTGCTGGGCACCGGGACGGTAGGCCTCGGCCTCGCCACCTCCGCCCAGTGGGCCCCCAGCCTGTTCACCGGTCTCGTCCTGATCATCGCCCTGGTCGTCACCGGCGGACGGCTCGGCCTCCGCACCCGCCTGACCCGACGCCGCGCGCCTCGTAAGGAGGCCGCTTGA
- a CDS encoding GMC family oxidoreductase N-terminal domain-containing protein, producing the protein MGKVIEADWVVVGGGSAGSVLAARLSEDPTQEVVLLEAGPDWRSAEAPPEMRSMNGWRALDETACAPFQWPGLESRRSSAQERRPHVRGRGLGGSSSVNGMIAIRALPDDYDRWASYGCPGWSYEEMLPYLRRMESDTDFGDRPHHGADGPIPVQRLGREAWGPADHALAEAALGIGHPWCDDHNGPTGTGVSPYGINSRDGARVTANDGYLEPARQRPNLRIVGDATVDQVIVEGGRAVGVRVRVLGTWTQVRAARVVLCAGAVNSPSILLRSGIGPGGPVASLPVGEGMQEHPLALFWLHQRPEARPGLDERQTNCCLRYSSGLAGASENDMMIVSINQTLALPDMNDSHLVADGARGTWGGAGGGHASGGPGLLCLWANQEFSRGTLRLDSPDPDVHPVIEQNLLNDPGDLTRMRDGVHRCLELLRSGSFDTAFEHIAVDLAGTGTNALTDDTAIDQWLLETIGDTGHICGTCRMGAPDDPRTVVDPTGRVLGVEGLWVADASVFPEVPRANTNLPTIAAAERLADLMTGRTNPTTAVEDLAVQGGS; encoded by the coding sequence ATGGGCAAGGTGATCGAGGCCGACTGGGTCGTCGTCGGCGGTGGCAGCGCGGGAAGCGTGCTGGCCGCCCGGCTGAGCGAGGACCCCACCCAGGAGGTCGTGCTCCTGGAGGCCGGACCGGACTGGCGTTCCGCCGAGGCCCCGCCCGAGATGCGCAGCATGAACGGCTGGCGGGCGCTGGACGAGACGGCGTGCGCACCGTTCCAGTGGCCCGGTCTGGAGTCGCGGCGCAGCAGCGCCCAGGAGCGCCGCCCGCACGTACGCGGCCGGGGCCTGGGCGGCTCGTCGTCGGTCAACGGAATGATCGCCATCCGCGCGCTGCCCGACGACTACGACCGCTGGGCGTCCTACGGCTGTCCCGGCTGGTCCTACGAGGAGATGCTGCCGTACCTGCGGCGCATGGAGAGCGACACGGACTTCGGCGACCGGCCCCACCACGGCGCCGACGGCCCGATCCCGGTACAGAGGCTCGGGCGCGAGGCGTGGGGCCCCGCCGACCATGCCCTCGCCGAAGCCGCGCTGGGTATCGGCCACCCGTGGTGCGACGACCACAACGGGCCCACCGGCACCGGCGTCTCGCCCTACGGCATCAACTCCCGCGACGGCGCCCGGGTCACCGCCAACGACGGCTACCTGGAGCCCGCCCGGCAGCGGCCGAACCTGCGGATCGTGGGTGACGCGACGGTCGACCAGGTGATCGTCGAGGGCGGTCGCGCGGTCGGTGTGCGAGTGCGCGTACTAGGCACCTGGACGCAGGTCCGCGCCGCGCGGGTCGTGCTCTGCGCCGGGGCCGTGAACTCCCCCTCGATCCTGCTGCGTTCCGGCATCGGACCGGGCGGCCCGGTGGCGTCGCTGCCGGTCGGAGAGGGCATGCAGGAGCACCCGCTGGCGCTGTTCTGGCTCCACCAGCGCCCCGAGGCACGGCCCGGCCTGGACGAACGGCAGACCAACTGCTGTCTGCGCTACTCGTCCGGTCTCGCGGGCGCGAGCGAGAACGACATGATGATCGTGTCGATCAACCAGACCCTCGCCCTGCCCGACATGAACGACTCGCACCTGGTGGCCGACGGAGCCCGCGGCACCTGGGGCGGTGCGGGCGGCGGCCACGCCTCGGGCGGTCCCGGGCTGCTCTGTCTGTGGGCCAACCAGGAGTTCTCCCGCGGCACCCTGCGCCTGGACTCACCCGACCCGGACGTCCACCCCGTCATCGAACAGAACCTCCTGAACGACCCCGGGGACCTGACACGGATGCGGGATGGCGTCCACCGCTGCCTGGAACTGCTCCGCTCCGGTTCGTTCGACACCGCCTTCGAGCACATCGCCGTCGACCTCGCCGGCACCGGCACCAACGCGCTCACGGACGACACCGCCATCGACCAGTGGCTGCTGGAGACGATCGGCGACACCGGCCACATCTGCGGCACCTGCCGCATGGGCGCGCCCGACGACCCGCGCACGGTGGTCGACCCGACCGGCCGCGTGCTCGGCGTCGAAGGGCTGTGGGTCGCCGACGCCTCGGTCTTCCCCGAGGTGCCGCGGGCCAACACCAACCTGCCGACCATCGCCGCCGCGGAACGGCTCGCCGACCTCATGACAGGTCGCACGAACCCGACCACCGCCGTCGAGGACCTGGCCGTACAGGGCGGGTCGTGA
- a CDS encoding substrate-binding domain-containing protein, with amino-acid sequence MSRRRTSSKGRTRATTALFTTAALLALAACGGNADAGTSAKAAGGNPAGVKAAEQVLAQYSKRPTSIGITQPVGKPIPTGKKIDFILCGVQSCQDLANYFTEAAKVLGWSVNKIPTQGTPQSVQAAWTQAVRDKPDAVIASGFPRSVFAKQLKQLKGMNIPVVESSTDDTAGDGISMLIDGPDVVDIEGKIMASWVTSDSKGDADTVYFDMPTFGILKPVADAFRSDYEKWCAGCGYDKVDVPISAIGKDMPDRVVSYVRAHPKVTHIVFSLALLNVGVPAALRAAGLQNKVHTIVNVGESTNYQYIESGQTQAAVAFNNIENAWAQADGLARHFTGQSMQVTQDAQLPFMLIDKDNLISTKTQFPLVEDYQAQFKKLWGKS; translated from the coding sequence ATGAGTCGTCGCAGAACCAGCTCCAAGGGCCGCACCCGCGCCACAACGGCCCTGTTCACCACCGCCGCGCTCCTCGCCCTGGCGGCGTGCGGCGGCAACGCCGACGCCGGGACCTCGGCCAAGGCGGCCGGCGGCAACCCCGCCGGCGTCAAGGCGGCCGAGCAAGTCCTCGCCCAGTACTCCAAGCGCCCGACGAGCATCGGCATCACGCAGCCGGTGGGCAAGCCGATCCCGACGGGCAAGAAGATCGACTTCATCCTGTGCGGCGTGCAGTCCTGCCAGGACCTGGCGAACTACTTCACCGAGGCCGCCAAGGTGCTCGGCTGGAGTGTCAACAAGATCCCCACCCAGGGCACCCCACAGTCGGTCCAGGCCGCCTGGACGCAAGCGGTGCGCGACAAGCCCGACGCGGTCATCGCCTCCGGCTTCCCACGCAGCGTGTTCGCCAAGCAGCTGAAGCAGCTCAAGGGCATGAACATCCCCGTCGTCGAGTCCTCCACGGACGACACCGCGGGCGACGGCATCAGCATGCTCATCGACGGGCCCGACGTCGTGGACATCGAGGGCAAGATCATGGCGTCCTGGGTGACCTCCGACAGCAAGGGCGACGCCGACACCGTCTACTTCGACATGCCGACCTTCGGCATCCTCAAGCCGGTCGCCGACGCCTTCCGCAGCGACTACGAGAAGTGGTGCGCGGGCTGCGGGTACGACAAGGTCGACGTTCCGATCAGCGCCATCGGCAAGGACATGCCGGACCGCGTGGTCTCCTACGTCCGCGCGCACCCCAAGGTCACCCACATCGTCTTCTCGCTCGCCCTGCTCAACGTGGGCGTGCCGGCCGCACTGCGGGCCGCCGGACTGCAGAACAAGGTCCACACGATCGTCAACGTCGGCGAGTCCACGAACTACCAGTACATCGAATCGGGTCAGACACAGGCCGCCGTCGCGTTCAACAACATCGAGAACGCGTGGGCGCAGGCCGACGGGCTGGCACGGCACTTCACCGGCCAGTCGATGCAGGTGACACAGGACGCCCAGCTGCCGTTCATGCTCATCGACAAGGACAACCTGATCTCGACGAAGACGCAGTTCCCGCTCGTCGAGGACTACCAGGCCCAGTTCAAGAAGCTGTGGGGCAAGAGCTGA
- a CDS encoding SDR family NAD(P)-dependent oxidoreductase: MGGNERGTRFEGSVVLVTGAASGMGAAVARQMAAEGARAVVAADVNGEGVEAVAKELTAGRAVSLDVADAAAVDAVVEDVLREHGRLDVVVHAAGVDDPQAKQLIADALVEGRPIEVTDRLDDASWRRVTRINLDGTFHVLRAAVRAMRPVRAGAIVVIGSSSAFDTPVGYPHYAASKAGVHALSQAVAKEVIASGIRVNVVAPGPTETGMAARTPEILRSGFADPRVRPYATPEEIADIALFLASEASANLVGAVLLANGGRFTA, from the coding sequence ATGGGCGGGAACGAGCGAGGGACCCGGTTCGAGGGCAGCGTCGTACTGGTGACGGGAGCCGCCTCCGGGATGGGGGCGGCGGTCGCCAGGCAGATGGCCGCCGAGGGGGCGCGCGCCGTGGTCGCCGCGGACGTGAACGGCGAGGGAGTCGAGGCCGTCGCCAAGGAGCTGACGGCCGGCCGTGCGGTGTCGCTCGACGTGGCGGACGCCGCCGCGGTCGACGCGGTCGTCGAGGACGTACTGCGCGAACACGGACGGCTGGACGTGGTGGTGCACGCCGCGGGCGTCGACGACCCGCAGGCCAAGCAGCTCATCGCGGACGCCCTCGTCGAGGGGCGGCCCATCGAGGTGACCGATCGGCTCGACGACGCGTCCTGGCGGCGCGTCACGCGCATCAACCTGGACGGCACCTTCCACGTGCTGCGGGCCGCGGTACGGGCGATGCGGCCGGTGAGGGCGGGTGCGATCGTCGTCATCGGCTCCTCCTCGGCCTTCGACACCCCGGTCGGATATCCCCACTACGCGGCCTCCAAGGCGGGAGTGCACGCCTTGAGCCAGGCGGTGGCCAAGGAGGTCATCGCGTCCGGGATCCGGGTGAACGTGGTCGCGCCGGGCCCGACGGAGACCGGGATGGCGGCGCGCACGCCCGAGATCCTGCGCAGCGGTTTCGCCGACCCCCGGGTGCGCCCCTACGCGACGCCCGAGGAGATCGCCGACATCGCCCTGTTCCTCGCGAGCGAGGCCTCGGCGAACCTGGTCGGCGCGGTGCTGCTGGCCAACGGCGGCCGCTTCACGGCCTGA
- a CDS encoding NAD(P)-dependent alcohol dehydrogenase, producing the protein MQAVRLTEWGREPALAELERPVPRGTEVLVRVEAAGLCQSDVHVIDAAEGALPYRPPFTLGHEVAGHVAALGPEAEGTAAGERVVVYGPWGCGNCTRCAAGRDNYCDRRGDLGWHGVGLGRDGGMTEYLLVPSARHLVPIGDLPATQAAPLSDAGLTSYHALAGVRHALGEGTAALVIGVGGLGHLAVQMVRATTPSRVLAVDIREEAVDLALRSGAHLGVPMGADTAKVLRAETGGVGVDAVLDFVGNEATFALAVQLLRPGGELAVVGSGGGRLTVRKPGFLPAGFRLSLPFWGTRPELAEVIALARAGSLHVETEQFPLSAAPEAFDRLRRGRVRGRAVLLPD; encoded by the coding sequence ATGCAAGCGGTGCGGCTTACTGAATGGGGACGGGAACCGGCGCTCGCCGAGCTGGAGCGGCCGGTCCCGCGTGGAACCGAGGTGCTGGTGCGGGTAGAAGCCGCAGGGCTGTGCCAGTCCGACGTCCATGTCATCGACGCGGCCGAGGGAGCACTCCCCTACCGGCCGCCGTTCACCCTCGGCCACGAGGTCGCCGGCCATGTGGCGGCCCTCGGCCCTGAGGCCGAAGGGACGGCGGCGGGTGAGCGCGTGGTGGTCTACGGGCCGTGGGGCTGCGGGAACTGCACCCGCTGCGCCGCAGGCCGGGACAACTATTGCGACCGCCGGGGCGACCTCGGCTGGCACGGGGTCGGGCTCGGCCGGGACGGCGGGATGACCGAGTACCTCCTCGTCCCCTCCGCCCGCCACCTGGTGCCGATCGGTGACCTGCCCGCCACGCAGGCGGCGCCGCTCTCCGATGCGGGCCTCACGTCGTATCACGCCCTCGCCGGAGTGCGGCACGCGCTCGGCGAGGGCACCGCCGCCCTGGTCATCGGTGTCGGCGGGCTCGGGCACCTGGCCGTCCAGATGGTGCGTGCGACCACCCCGAGCCGGGTACTGGCCGTCGACATCCGGGAGGAGGCGGTGGACCTCGCCCTGCGCTCCGGCGCGCATCTCGGCGTCCCGATGGGGGCGGACACGGCCAAGGTGCTCAGGGCGGAGACCGGCGGTGTGGGAGTCGACGCCGTACTCGACTTCGTCGGCAACGAGGCGACGTTCGCCCTCGCCGTCCAACTGCTGCGCCCCGGCGGGGAACTGGCGGTGGTCGGCAGCGGCGGCGGCCGGCTGACGGTACGCAAGCCGGGCTTCCTTCCCGCGGGTTTCCGGCTCTCCCTGCCGTTCTGGGGCACCCGTCCCGAACTCGCCGAGGTCATCGCCCTGGCACGCGCGGGCTCACTCCACGTCGAGACGGAGCAGTTCCCGCTGTCCGCGGCACCCGAGGCGTTCGACCGGCTGCGCCGGGGGCGGGTGCGAGGCCGGGCGGTTCTGCTGCCCGACTGA
- a CDS encoding YrhB domain-containing protein, whose translation MIEREAAVRAVEEQLEREYQQWRAVSADAMRMAVVHVEEHELVWIVYWQSEEFVRTRDQGHMLVGNGPYLVDRVDGGLHRIGVVSAHTGEWESDYRARIRGLPVRTAVDDLHEALCGVAAARGRMQAVRTLRQRLPMFSPAQAIEYVSALLDGSAPARLVAVATKALVEPLDPVLAVKTILSGAVIRAGQRPEG comes from the coding sequence GTGATCGAGCGAGAAGCCGCCGTTCGGGCTGTCGAAGAACAGCTGGAGCGTGAGTATCAGCAGTGGCGGGCTGTGAGTGCGGACGCGATGCGGATGGCTGTGGTCCATGTCGAGGAGCACGAACTGGTGTGGATCGTCTACTGGCAGTCCGAGGAGTTCGTACGCACTCGGGACCAGGGGCACATGCTGGTCGGCAATGGGCCGTACCTGGTCGACCGCGTCGACGGGGGACTGCACCGGATCGGCGTCGTCTCCGCACATACTGGCGAGTGGGAGAGCGACTATCGGGCCCGGATACGTGGGCTGCCGGTGCGCACCGCGGTAGACGACCTACACGAGGCGCTCTGCGGAGTCGCCGCTGCGCGCGGACGCATGCAGGCTGTGCGGACACTGCGCCAGAGGCTGCCGATGTTCTCGCCCGCGCAGGCCATCGAGTACGTGAGCGCGCTGCTCGACGGTAGTGCGCCCGCGCGCCTCGTGGCCGTCGCCACCAAGGCACTCGTCGAGCCTCTCGATCCGGTACTTGCGGTGAAGACCATTCTGAGTGGAGCGGTGATCCGAGCCGGTCAGAGACCCGAGGGGTGA
- a CDS encoding sugar ABC transporter ATP-binding protein, translated as MTDTVTTSPVLSITGLSKRFGGTQALSDVDLDIAQGEIHALVGPNGSGKSTLIKILAGYHQADAGADARLDGEPFDLGSDHDRLRFVHQELGLVGELSAMDNLALSRGFARSRLGNIRWREQEQRTVELVHRFGLDIDVRRPLVDATPVQRTVVAIAAALQGWEADQGLLVLDEPTAVLPPGEVGKLLDIVREVRRGGASVLYVSHRLDEIFQVADRVTVIRGGRRIATRPVQGLTPQSLASLMSGEATERSAQRPKVPSTSRSGESALEARELTGGPLRGLDFSLARGELLGIAGLAGSGHDVLPYVVTGAWPGDVQGQLRCPARSPEWSDASRAARLGIPLVPGDRAAHGVIAAFSVAENLTLPLLSRFRTGRRFLDGRHEAAVVDDWVDRVGIRTAGRDAPITTLSGGNQQKVVMARCLALEPEVLVLCEPTAGVDIATRLQLYDLIKEQAAQGLGVIVSSSDVGDLLALCTRVLVLRDGQVVREIAGDAITEPTLVHAMEGTEA; from the coding sequence ATGACGGACACAGTGACGACAAGCCCGGTGCTGAGCATCACCGGACTGTCCAAGCGTTTCGGCGGGACCCAGGCACTGAGCGACGTCGACCTGGACATCGCGCAAGGCGAGATCCACGCCCTGGTCGGCCCCAACGGCTCCGGCAAGTCCACCCTCATCAAAATCCTCGCCGGCTACCACCAGGCCGACGCGGGAGCCGACGCCCGCCTGGACGGCGAGCCCTTCGACCTCGGCTCGGACCACGACCGGCTGCGCTTCGTCCACCAGGAGCTCGGCCTGGTGGGCGAGTTGAGCGCGATGGACAACCTGGCGCTCAGCCGGGGCTTCGCCCGCAGCCGCCTCGGCAACATCCGCTGGCGCGAGCAGGAGCAGCGCACCGTGGAACTCGTCCACCGGTTCGGCCTGGACATCGACGTACGCCGCCCCCTGGTGGACGCCACGCCCGTGCAACGCACGGTGGTGGCCATCGCCGCCGCGCTCCAGGGCTGGGAGGCCGACCAGGGCCTGCTGGTGCTGGACGAACCGACCGCCGTCCTCCCGCCGGGCGAGGTCGGCAAGCTCCTGGACATCGTGCGGGAGGTACGCCGGGGCGGGGCGAGCGTGCTGTACGTGTCGCACCGCCTCGACGAGATCTTCCAGGTGGCGGACCGGGTGACCGTCATCCGGGGCGGCCGGCGCATCGCCACCCGGCCCGTACAGGGGCTGACCCCGCAGAGCCTCGCCTCCCTCATGTCGGGCGAGGCGACGGAGCGTTCCGCCCAGCGCCCGAAGGTCCCGTCGACTTCACGGTCCGGCGAATCCGCGCTTGAAGCCCGGGAGTTGACCGGCGGTCCGCTCCGGGGGCTCGACTTCTCCCTGGCCCGGGGTGAACTGCTCGGTATCGCCGGGCTCGCCGGTTCCGGTCACGACGTACTGCCCTACGTCGTGACCGGCGCCTGGCCCGGTGACGTCCAAGGGCAGTTGCGCTGTCCCGCCCGGTCGCCGGAGTGGTCCGACGCCTCCCGCGCCGCCCGCCTCGGCATCCCCCTGGTGCCCGGCGACCGGGCCGCCCACGGTGTGATCGCCGCTTTCAGCGTCGCCGAGAACCTCACGCTGCCGCTGCTGTCCCGGTTCCGTACGGGACGGCGCTTCCTCGACGGCCGGCACGAGGCCGCAGTCGTCGACGACTGGGTGGACCGGGTCGGGATCCGTACCGCCGGCCGCGACGCCCCGATCACCACACTCAGCGGCGGCAACCAGCAGAAGGTCGTCATGGCCCGCTGCCTGGCCCTCGAACCCGAGGTGCTGGTGCTGTGCGAGCCGACCGCCGGTGTCGACATCGCCACCCGGCTCCAGCTCTACGACCTGATCAAGGAGCAGGCGGCCCAAGGGCTCGGCGTCATCGTCTCCTCGTCGGACGTGGGCGACCTGCTCGCCTTGTGCACCCGGGTCCTCGTACTGCGCGACGGCCAGGTCGTACGGGAGATCGCCGGCGACGCCATCACCGAGCCGACGCTCGTCCATGCCATGGAAGGAACCGAAGCATGA
- a CDS encoding branched-chain amino acid ABC transporter permease: MDQFLLILVSGLASGAVYGLMGLGLVIIYRATDVVNFALASLATLGLYAALALNERGLPLLLAAVAAIVTTAAVGLVAREAVIRPLAQGELLSALVMTMGVSLIAESAISTIWDDQPRLFPSLVEGSVSLGSAAIPAQSLLTIAVAAVAMALVAYLFGRTSIGTAMRAVAESADTARILGLGSQRIARIAWALGLGLAALAAFLYAPRAGLVPAVLSAPLFRAFAGIFLGGLTSMYGAVIGGLTVGVLDNLAAGYVSAGYRDTFVFSFTILVLLIRPQGLFGVRTFQRV, encoded by the coding sequence GTGGATCAGTTCCTGCTCATCCTGGTGAGCGGACTTGCCAGCGGCGCGGTGTACGGCCTGATGGGCCTCGGGCTGGTGATCATTTATCGGGCGACCGACGTGGTCAACTTCGCCCTCGCCAGCCTGGCGACCCTCGGGCTGTACGCGGCACTGGCGCTGAACGAACGCGGTCTGCCCCTGCTGCTGGCCGCCGTGGCCGCGATCGTCACGACCGCCGCGGTCGGCCTGGTGGCCCGGGAGGCGGTGATCAGGCCGCTCGCGCAGGGAGAACTCCTCTCGGCGCTCGTCATGACCATGGGCGTCTCGCTCATCGCGGAGAGCGCCATCAGCACGATCTGGGACGACCAGCCACGGCTCTTCCCGAGCCTGGTGGAGGGCTCGGTCTCCCTGGGGAGCGCCGCGATACCGGCACAGAGTCTGCTGACCATCGCTGTGGCCGCCGTCGCGATGGCTCTGGTGGCGTATCTCTTCGGACGCACGAGCATCGGCACCGCGATGCGCGCCGTCGCGGAATCCGCCGACACCGCGCGGATCCTCGGCCTCGGTTCGCAGCGCATCGCCCGGATCGCCTGGGCGCTCGGGCTCGGCCTCGCGGCGCTCGCCGCCTTCCTGTACGCGCCCCGGGCCGGACTCGTGCCGGCCGTGCTCAGCGCACCGCTGTTCCGCGCCTTCGCCGGGATCTTCCTCGGCGGTCTGACCAGCATGTACGGGGCCGTCATCGGCGGACTGACGGTCGGCGTCCTGGACAACCTGGCAGCAGGTTACGTCTCGGCCGGCTACCGCGACACGTTCGTCTTCTCGTTCACCATCCTCGTGCTGCTGATCCGCCCGCAGGGGCTGTTCGGGGTACGCACCTTCCAGCGGGTCTGA